In Helicobacter mastomyrinus, a single genomic region encodes these proteins:
- a CDS encoding winged helix-turn-helix domain-containing protein, giving the protein MNIFARFWFEKDDKSYIGVGRAELLTRIAKTGSISKAAKEMRMSYKAAWDSVDIMNKLSPTPLVESSNGGKGGGGTQLTPLGFKLLEVFNETERVKNIFFDYLDNVEDFDGLLERLSHLEAALKDFKTH; this is encoded by the coding sequence ATGAATATTTTTGCACGTTTTTGGTTTGAAAAAGATGATAAAAGTTATATTGGCGTAGGGCGCGCCGAACTCCTCACGCGCATTGCCAAAACAGGCTCTATCTCTAAAGCCGCAAAGGAAATGCGTATGAGCTATAAAGCTGCGTGGGATAGCGTAGATATTATGAATAAGCTCTCCCCCACACCCCTTGTGGAATCTAGCAATGGAGGCAAGGGCGGCGGAGGCACACAGCTCACACCACTAGGATTCAAACTCCTTGAAGTATTTAATGAAACTGAACGTGTCAAAAATATATTCTTTGATTATTTAGATAATGTAGAGGATTTTGATGGGCTTTTAGAGCGACTTTCACATTTGGAAGCAGCACTTAAGGATTTCAAAACACATTAA
- a CDS encoding chemotaxis protein translates to MTQEELDSLMNGEPDITEVDETSNSSDDSEFKKELVDPNDFRIEAGKKWPPPPPTQEHKVVHQLDEVTKDTEVKGTQIFDQLEIMSNGAEEIIQQTKNIKQYLANQEELFGKLCATFPHIQSFQNALEATKNAQKSNKEIIESANNVSDASMQAMDLMQYQDIHRQKIERVINVMRALAQYMNSLFEGKIDDNKRVSSAVFITGDNKEDVANENDIEALIASFGAK, encoded by the coding sequence ATGACGCAAGAAGAGCTAGATTCTCTTATGAATGGGGAGCCTGATATTACTGAGGTTGATGAGACTTCAAACTCTAGTGATGATTCCGAATTCAAAAAAGAGTTGGTCGATCCTAATGATTTTCGCATAGAAGCAGGTAAGAAGTGGCCTCCACCTCCCCCAACCCAAGAGCATAAAGTCGTCCATCAGCTCGATGAAGTAACCAAAGACACGGAAGTCAAAGGCACACAGATTTTTGACCAGCTTGAGATTATGAGTAATGGAGCTGAAGAAATTATCCAACAAACAAAAAACATTAAGCAGTATTTAGCAAACCAAGAAGAGCTTTTTGGTAAGCTTTGTGCGACATTCCCTCATATTCAAAGCTTTCAAAATGCCCTAGAAGCGACAAAAAATGCACAGAAAAGCAATAAAGAGATTATAGAATCAGCTAACAATGTGAGCGACGCTTCTATGCAAGCAATGGATTTAATGCAATATCAAGACATTCATCGTCAAAAGATTGAGCGCGTGATTAATGTTATGCGTGCATTGGCTCAATATATGAATTCCCTATTTGAGGGGAAAATCGATGATAACAAACGTGTAAGCTCGGCTGTGTTTATCACCGGAGATAACAAAGAAGATGTAGCTAATGAAAATGATATTGAAGCTCTAATCGCTTCATTTGGCGCAAAATAA
- a CDS encoding ATP-binding cassette domain-containing protein, translating into MNDIHIRFSKPLLGSDGAFTLEIDKHINFGEFIALFGKSGAGKTSVLRVLSGLDGVQDGYIRVGKEIWLDTSKNINLPPQKRCIGFVFQNYALFPHLNVYDNICFGIQDKKDRGYANELITLMDLQPLKKTRINQLSGGQSQRVALARALASRPAILLLDEPFSALDNAMSKTLQNELGHIHKHLHLTTILVSHNLSEIFTLASRTLVIQNGRIIRDGNNESVFIQKRLSAKLKLSGEIIDIERYENMCIVSILCGGEILKIVYDPIEAAGFKVGEKVIIADKAFSPMLYKCGASSDAKE; encoded by the coding sequence ATGAATGATATTCATATACGCTTTTCTAAGCCGCTCTTAGGAAGCGATGGGGCATTTACATTAGAAATTGATAAACATATCAACTTTGGCGAGTTTATCGCGCTTTTTGGTAAAAGTGGAGCGGGTAAAACAAGTGTTTTGCGCGTTTTAAGCGGACTTGATGGAGTGCAAGATGGTTATATTCGCGTTGGCAAAGAAATATGGCTCGATACATCAAAAAATATCAATCTCCCTCCACAGAAGCGGTGCATAGGATTTGTGTTTCAAAATTACGCACTTTTCCCTCATCTTAATGTGTATGATAATATTTGCTTTGGGATACAGGATAAAAAAGACAGGGGCTATGCTAATGAGCTTATCACACTTATGGATTTGCAGCCTCTTAAAAAAACAAGGATTAATCAACTCTCCGGCGGACAATCCCAACGTGTAGCACTCGCTCGCGCCCTTGCTTCACGTCCTGCTATCTTACTCCTTGATGAGCCTTTTTCTGCGCTTGATAATGCGATGAGCAAGACTTTACAAAATGAGCTTGGGCATATCCACAAGCATTTGCATTTAACCACTATACTCGTAAGCCATAATTTAAGCGAGATTTTTACTCTTGCCTCGCGCACCCTTGTGATACAAAATGGACGCATTATCCGCGATGGAAATAATGAAAGTGTCTTTATCCAAAAACGATTAAGCGCAAAACTGAAGCTAAGCGGTGAGATTATCGATATTGAGCGTTATGAAAATATGTGTATTGTTAGCATACTATGCGGAGGGGAGATTCTAAAAATTGTTTATGACCCTATTGAAGCGGCGGGTTTTAAGGTTGGAGAAAAAGTCATCATCGCTGATAAAGCCTTTAGCCCTATGCTTTATAAATGCGGTGCAAGCAGTGATGCAAAAGAGTAA
- a CDS encoding (Fe-S)-binding protein, producing MRVFFFSTCLGGVACADTCVNAIKLLQNAGCEVVFKKDQTCCAQPSYNSGYYEQSRKVALYNVELFKGEEPIIVPSGSCAGMMKVDYLELFEGREEYESVKQFSERVFDLGEYLHKILKVRYEDKGNPTKVTWHSNCHALRTSKVVDSAKALISSLQNVELVELEREAECCGFGGTFSIKEPEVSHAMLSQKIEDILSRNVEYVISADAGCLLNISGAMKKQKVNVKPIHLYDFLAQRIGLGA from the coding sequence ATGCGAGTATTTTTTTTCTCAACTTGTCTTGGTGGTGTCGCGTGTGCAGATACCTGTGTAAATGCAATTAAACTCTTGCAAAATGCGGGTTGCGAGGTGGTCTTTAAAAAGGATCAAACTTGCTGCGCCCAGCCAAGCTACAATTCTGGCTATTATGAGCAAAGTCGCAAGGTGGCACTTTATAATGTAGAACTTTTCAAAGGAGAAGAGCCCATTATAGTGCCTTCAGGTTCTTGCGCAGGTATGATGAAAGTCGATTATTTAGAGCTGTTTGAAGGGAGAGAGGAGTATGAAAGTGTTAAGCAATTTAGTGAGCGAGTGTTTGACTTAGGCGAGTATTTGCATAAGATTCTCAAAGTGCGCTATGAGGACAAAGGCAATCCAACAAAAGTTACTTGGCATAGTAATTGCCACGCTTTGCGCACGAGTAAGGTAGTAGATAGTGCAAAAGCGCTCATCTCCTCTTTACAAAATGTGGAGCTTGTAGAATTAGAACGAGAGGCAGAGTGCTGCGGCTTTGGCGGGACTTTTAGCATTAAAGAGCCTGAAGTGTCTCATGCGATGCTAAGTCAAAAGATTGAAGATATTCTCTCACGCAATGTCGAGTATGTTATCTCTGCGGATGCAGGCTGTCTGCTTAATATCAGCGGCGCGATGAAAAAACAAAAAGTCAATGTAAAGCCTATACATCTCTATGACTTTTTAGCCCAAAGAATTGGATTAGGAGCATAA
- a CDS encoding LutB/LldF family L-lactate oxidation iron-sulfur protein — MSHQEHNTIVHNKLNDQQLRKNLKSVMDTLKGNRKNLIASRYVDWEALREQGRAVKQKTLSQLDTLLERFEQNALKNGFIVHWASDSKETNEIIYNLMKEKHITKILKGKSMASEETHLNAFLKQKGLDPVETDLGELIIQLIDEPPVHIVAPAIHKNRYQIGEIFAQKLGAKLESEPEKLNEIARVHLRKEFQTFKMGLSGVNFAIANEGAIWLIENEGNGRMSTTASDIHVAICGIEKIVESFEDASILDALLVPSATGAPITCYNNIITSPRKADELDGPKEVHIILLDNNRSTMLKDSHFYRALSCIRCGTCLNHCPVYDKIGGHAYLSTYPGPIGEVISPQLFGMRNYGHMVNLCSLCGRCSEVCPVKIPLAELIRDLRSEKVGQGRKNLKNNDGSLRNKQEEYAMNQFTKAATNGNTWRRTLSLANTFAPLAKPFAPLIPGLKNWVAYREFPTLSGNLHKKVSNMKGVIYE, encoded by the coding sequence ATGAGCCATCAAGAACATAATACAATCGTCCATAACAAGCTCAATGACCAGCAATTAAGGAAAAATCTTAAAAGTGTGATGGATACACTTAAGGGTAATCGTAAAAATCTTATCGCTTCGCGCTATGTGGATTGGGAGGCTCTACGTGAGCAAGGCAGGGCAGTGAAGCAAAAGACGCTATCCCAGCTTGATACCTTGCTTGAACGCTTTGAGCAAAATGCGCTCAAAAATGGCTTTATCGTGCATTGGGCGAGTGATAGCAAGGAAACAAACGAGATTATCTATAATCTTATGAAAGAAAAGCACATCACAAAGATTCTCAAAGGCAAGTCAATGGCGAGTGAGGAGACGCATTTAAACGCCTTTTTAAAGCAAAAGGGCTTAGACCCTGTGGAGACAGATTTAGGAGAGCTTATCATTCAGCTTATTGATGAGCCACCAGTGCATATCGTCGCCCCTGCTATTCATAAAAATCGCTATCAAATTGGAGAGATTTTCGCCCAAAAGCTCGGGGCAAAGCTAGAATCCGAGCCAGAAAAGCTAAATGAAATCGCCCGTGTGCATTTACGCAAGGAGTTTCAAACCTTTAAAATGGGGCTTAGCGGGGTAAATTTCGCTATTGCTAATGAAGGGGCGATATGGCTGATTGAAAATGAGGGCAATGGGCGTATGAGCACTACTGCAAGTGATATTCACGTAGCTATTTGTGGGATTGAAAAGATTGTAGAAAGCTTTGAAGATGCCTCTATACTTGATGCTTTGCTTGTGCCTTCCGCCACAGGTGCGCCTATCACTTGCTATAACAACATCATCACATCTCCGCGCAAAGCAGATGAGCTAGATGGACCAAAAGAAGTCCATATTATTCTGCTTGATAATAATCGCTCAACTATGCTGAAAGATTCACATTTTTACCGCGCACTCTCTTGTATCCGCTGCGGCACTTGCCTCAATCATTGCCCGGTGTATGATAAAATAGGCGGACACGCCTACCTAAGCACATATCCCGGACCTATTGGCGAGGTTATCTCCCCGCAGCTCTTTGGTATGAGAAATTACGGACATATGGTGAATCTCTGCTCCTTATGCGGACGATGTAGTGAAGTATGCCCGGTGAAGATTCCACTAGCGGAGCTTATACGCGATTTACGTAGTGAGAAAGTAGGACAGGGGCGCAAGAATCTCAAAAACAACGATGGTTCATTGCGCAACAAACAAGAAGAGTATGCAATGAATCAATTTACAAAAGCGGCTACCAATGGCAATACATGGCGTAGAACGTTGAGCTTGGCAAATACATTTGCACCTTTAGCAAAACCCTTTGCGCCTTTGATACCCGGGCTTAAAAATTGGGTAGCATATAGGGAGTTCCCCACATTAAGCGGCAATCTCCACAAAAAAGTATCCAATATGAAAGGAGTAATCTATGAGTAA
- a CDS encoding L-lactate permease: MEVWQQIYDPLSNLGLSALIAFLPIACFLACLLVFKLKGYQAGFLTLVLASILAVCVYDMPFSLVGASFVQGFAQGLWPIAWIIIAAIFLYKLSVKSGSFEVIKQSVMSITPDHRIQVILIGFCFGSFLEGAIGFGGPVAITAALLVGLGLRPLYAAGLCLIANTAPVAFGAVGIPIIAMSNLVGIEQHAVAAMVGRMLVPLSLTIPFFIVFLMDGFKGVRETFPAILVAAVSFTGTQFLSSNYLGAELPDIASAIVSLACTTLFLRIWQPKNIFRLDDEKNFSTQSTLSLGQIFRAWLPFILLVACIIVWTQPWFKALFAKGAIFDYTQVTIVFNNITQSIQTEKGGVIPLSLPINFIALQAGTAILLAAFLTILFLRIKASDAADCFWDTLKEMAIPCITIGLVVAFAFVSKNSGMSNTLGIAFASTGDAFAFFSPVIGWLGVFITGSDTSSNLLFGTLQQATAHNLGLKETLFLAANSVGGVVGKMISPQSIAIACAAVGLVGKESDLFRFTLKYSIAFIILIGIWTAIIAMFLPTIIPDVVTLSK, translated from the coding sequence ATGGAAGTATGGCAACAAATCTACGATCCATTATCAAACTTAGGTTTAAGCGCGCTTATCGCTTTTTTACCCATAGCCTGTTTTTTGGCTTGTTTGTTGGTTTTTAAGCTTAAGGGCTATCAGGCAGGGTTTTTAACCCTTGTGCTTGCTTCGATTCTGGCAGTTTGTGTGTATGATATGCCCTTTTCACTTGTGGGGGCGAGTTTCGTGCAAGGTTTCGCACAGGGGCTTTGGCCTATTGCGTGGATTATCATCGCGGCAATTTTCCTCTATAAATTGTCTGTAAAATCAGGTTCGTTTGAAGTGATTAAGCAAAGTGTGATGAGTATCACGCCAGATCATAGAATCCAAGTGATTTTGATTGGCTTTTGCTTTGGTTCATTCTTAGAGGGGGCTATTGGGTTTGGTGGACCTGTGGCTATTACCGCTGCGTTGCTTGTGGGGCTAGGACTTCGTCCTTTATATGCAGCTGGATTATGCTTGATTGCTAATACCGCACCTGTGGCTTTTGGGGCTGTGGGGATTCCTATCATAGCAATGTCTAACCTCGTGGGTATAGAGCAGCACGCTGTCGCTGCTATGGTGGGTAGAATGCTTGTGCCTTTGAGCCTTACGATTCCTTTCTTTATCGTTTTTTTAATGGATGGATTTAAGGGCGTGAGGGAGACATTTCCAGCTATTTTGGTTGCAGCCGTAAGCTTTACAGGCACACAATTTTTAAGTTCAAATTATTTAGGGGCAGAATTGCCTGATATTGCTTCGGCTATCGTATCACTTGCTTGCACTACTTTGTTTTTGCGTATTTGGCAGCCTAAAAATATCTTTAGACTTGATGATGAGAAAAATTTCTCCACACAAAGCACATTGAGCTTAGGGCAAATCTTTAGGGCGTGGCTACCATTTATCTTGCTTGTAGCTTGTATTATTGTTTGGACGCAGCCTTGGTTTAAGGCGCTTTTTGCAAAAGGTGCGATTTTTGATTACACACAAGTAACTATTGTGTTTAATAACATCACGCAGAGCATTCAAACAGAGAAGGGCGGGGTTATTCCTTTAAGCCTTCCTATCAATTTTATTGCTTTGCAGGCAGGGACAGCTATACTCTTAGCAGCATTCTTAACTATTTTATTTTTAAGAATCAAAGCGAGTGATGCGGCGGATTGCTTTTGGGATACACTTAAAGAAATGGCAATTCCTTGTATCACTATTGGACTTGTTGTCGCCTTTGCGTTTGTGTCAAAAAATAGTGGTATGAGTAACACTCTAGGTATTGCCTTTGCAAGCACAGGCGATGCTTTTGCTTTCTTTAGCCCGGTTATTGGGTGGCTTGGTGTCTTTATCACCGGAAGCGATACAAGCTCAAACCTCCTCTTTGGGACATTACAGCAGGCTACAGCACATAATCTTGGTCTTAAAGAAACATTATTCCTCGCGGCAAACTCCGTAGGTGGCGTGGTTGGTAAAATGATTAGTCCGCAAAGTATCGCTATTGCGTGTGCGGCGGTGGGATTGGTCGGTAAAGAATCTGATTTGTTTAGATTCACTTTGAAATATTCTATCGCCTTTATCATTCTTATTGGTATTTGGACAGCAATTATTGCTATGTTCTTACCTACTATCATACCTGATGTGGTTACGCTTTCTAAATAA
- the modB gene encoding molybdate ABC transporter permease subunit, with the protein MQTTFLVATLTTIILLPIGIIIGNYLAFSPNPLRPVCEVLVWMPLVLPPSVLGFYLLITFSPKNSLGAFLLEHFNIKLVFSFEGLVLASIIFSLPFMCNPIKSAFLSLPSSLKEASFTLGKSRIYTLFFVLLPNIKPAILLGCVTSFAHTIGEFGVVMMIGGNIPGKTRVASIAIYDEVESLNYSLAHQYAFTLFIICFVLLLAIFYLNKHFQQRDMI; encoded by the coding sequence ATGCAAACTACTTTTCTTGTGGCGACACTTACTACTATCATTCTTTTGCCTATTGGCATTATCATAGGCAATTATCTTGCATTTTCACCAAATCCTTTGCGCCCTGTGTGTGAAGTGCTTGTGTGGATGCCCCTTGTGCTCCCTCCATCTGTGTTGGGATTTTATCTTTTGATTACATTTAGCCCTAAAAACTCTTTGGGAGCGTTTTTGCTAGAGCATTTTAATATCAAACTTGTCTTTAGCTTTGAGGGGCTTGTGTTAGCAAGTATTATTTTTTCCCTACCCTTTATGTGTAATCCTATCAAAAGCGCATTTCTAAGCCTCCCATCATCACTTAAAGAAGCAAGTTTCACATTGGGCAAAAGTCGCATTTATACGCTCTTTTTTGTGCTTTTGCCTAATATTAAGCCTGCTATATTACTAGGATGTGTAACGAGCTTTGCCCACACTATAGGAGAATTTGGCGTGGTGATGATGATTGGGGGCAATATCCCGGGGAAAACGCGCGTGGCAAGTATAGCTATTTATGATGAGGTAGAATCGCTCAATTACAGCCTCGCACATCAATATGCCTTTACACTCTTTATAATCTGTTTCGTGCTCCTTTTAGCAATCTTTTATCTCAACAAGCATTTTCAGCAAAGAGATATGATATGA
- a CDS encoding recombinase family protein translates to MIIAYLRVGVEKQENDKQKQLILEYAQTHQLIIDELLEATLSSKKSQEQRKIAALKSRLNKGDVLITTDLSKLGRGMLEVMNLLLELSQIGIKFIFVKQRELSTFQSNAEQLILTIYAHIAETEKEFLSMRTKEGLAAAKAQGKILGRPKGRTSISKWDKYEQEVIEYIQKDLDLGSIWKLIGKEGTYHGFYMYCRRNKKIVEALRIEKDKSTSLIARMKK, encoded by the coding sequence ATGATAATTGCATATCTTAGAGTGGGTGTTGAAAAGCAAGAGAATGATAAACAAAAACAGCTTATCTTAGAATACGCTCAAACCCATCAGCTTATTATTGATGAGCTTCTTGAAGCCACCCTTTCAAGTAAAAAAAGCCAAGAACAACGTAAAATCGCAGCCCTCAAATCAAGATTAAATAAAGGTGATGTGCTCATTACCACTGACCTTAGTAAGCTAGGGAGAGGTATGCTAGAGGTGATGAATCTCCTCTTAGAGCTATCACAAATAGGGATTAAATTTATCTTTGTTAAACAAAGAGAGTTAAGCACATTTCAAAGCAATGCAGAACAGCTTATACTCACAATATACGCCCACATTGCAGAAACTGAAAAAGAATTTTTATCTATGCGCACCAAGGAGGGTTTAGCCGCAGCAAAAGCTCAAGGTAAAATCTTAGGGCGACCCAAAGGGAGAACAAGCATAAGTAAATGGGATAAATATGAGCAAGAAGTTATCGAGTATATTCAAAAAGATTTAGATTTAGGAAGCATTTGGAAGCTCATAGGTAAGGAGGGAACTTACCACGGATTTTATATGTATTGCCGTAGGAATAAAAAAATTGTAGAAGCCTTGCGTATAGAGAAAGATAAAAGCACCTCACTTATTGCGAGAATGAAAAAGTAA
- the modA gene encoding molybdate ABC transporter substrate-binding protein yields MKKFKRVLSVCVLSAFICVGVVAEEINVLAAASLKYVLEDIKKEFLKTHKKDKIQVSYIASGKAYAQIKEGSPAHLFIAADVSYPEQVYKDKLAPEAPKNYAKGKLALISANANFNASSIDILKDDKLTDIAIPNPKVAPYGRAAQEFLKSQKLDKKLKSELRTGESIGQATTYVLQGSAQIGFSALSMVIKDNKTPNLTYVIIDESTYKPINQALIIPNHGKDSVLAKEFAEYILTSPVALRIFQEYGYDKAD; encoded by the coding sequence ATGAAGAAGTTTAAAAGAGTGCTTAGCGTATGTGTTTTGAGTGCATTTATTTGTGTGGGAGTGGTAGCTGAAGAGATTAATGTCCTTGCGGCTGCTAGTCTCAAATATGTGCTTGAAGATATTAAGAAAGAATTTCTTAAAACACATAAAAAAGATAAGATTCAAGTGAGTTATATTGCCTCTGGCAAGGCGTATGCACAGATTAAAGAGGGTTCTCCTGCTCATCTTTTTATCGCAGCAGATGTTAGCTATCCCGAGCAAGTTTATAAAGATAAATTAGCCCCTGAAGCGCCTAAAAACTATGCCAAAGGCAAGTTAGCACTTATTAGTGCAAATGCTAACTTTAATGCAAGTAGCATTGATATTTTAAAAGATGATAAGCTAACAGATATTGCTATTCCTAATCCTAAAGTAGCTCCTTATGGAAGGGCAGCACAAGAGTTTTTAAAATCCCAAAAACTAGACAAAAAGCTTAAATCTGAGCTTCGCACGGGTGAATCCATAGGACAAGCAACTACTTATGTGTTGCAAGGTTCTGCTCAAATTGGCTTTAGTGCGCTTTCGATGGTGATTAAAGATAATAAAACGCCCAATTTAACCTATGTGATAATCGATGAATCTACCTATAAGCCTATCAATCAAGCACTTATAATCCCCAATCACGGCAAAGATTCTGTGCTTGCTAAAGAATTTGCAGAATATATTTTGACTTCGCCAGTAGCACTTAGAATCTTTCAGGAGTATGGATACGATAAGGCTGATTAG
- a CDS encoding lactate utilization protein C produces the protein MSKQSILEHVRDSLHSNPLRVESSHYTNPLKSAENDKVQEYITLQRANKAIVIESSPTTLISDIHKALAEVETKKILYNPNIANALDIQALREANAGASMVFIPYEKSIDESRDELFGIDTSIIHACCGVANLGIIGIASHKYAPRLSSLVTRTCIVLLKKADIVEDFYQGVCALKAQSENGTLPTNMIFIAGPSRTADIELQTVFGVHGSLKTYVIVY, from the coding sequence ATGAGTAAACAATCTATCCTAGAACACGTGAGAGATTCACTCCATAGCAATCCCCTCCGTGTAGAATCTTCGCATTATACAAATCCGCTTAAAAGCGCAGAAAATGACAAAGTGCAAGAATACATCACCTTACAAAGGGCAAATAAAGCCATTGTGATAGAATCTAGCCCTACCACACTTATAAGCGATATTCACAAGGCACTTGCTGAAGTAGAAACAAAAAAGATTCTCTATAATCCTAATATCGCCAATGCACTTGATATACAAGCATTGCGTGAAGCTAATGCAGGGGCTTCTATGGTATTTATCCCCTATGAAAAGAGCATTGATGAAAGCCGAGATGAGCTATTTGGTATCGATACATCGATTATTCACGCTTGTTGTGGAGTGGCAAATTTGGGGATTATTGGTATTGCCTCACATAAATACGCCCCGCGCCTCTCCTCGCTTGTTACACGAACTTGTATTGTGTTGCTTAAAAAGGCTGATATTGTTGAGGATTTTTATCAAGGCGTGTGTGCGCTTAAAGCTCAAAGTGAGAATGGCACTCTCCCTACCAATATGATTTTTATCGCTGGTCCTTCGCGCACAGCGGATATTGAGCTGCAAACGGTTTTTGGGGTACACGGCTCACTAAAAACGTATGTGATTGTATATTAG
- a CDS encoding peptidase U32 family protein, whose translation MNATSKNIQLLSPAGNLKKLKIALAYGADAVYGGVSHFSLRTRAGKEFTFEDFAEGVKYAHTLGKKVFVTINGFPFNSQLKLLQSHIEKMAGLKPDAFIIAAIGVVALAQKIAPQIPIHLSTQANVLNVLDAEVFYKMGIKRIVAAREMSLKDALEIKKHLPDLEIEIFVHGSMCFAFSGRCLISALQSGRVPNRGSCANDCRFDYEYFVRNVENDELVKFDGREFYVKNPDNGVMMRLEETEGLGTHIFNSKDLNLSGHIREILESGAVDALKIEGRTKSNYYAGITARAYRAAIDDYYAKRDNSAFYINELNTLKNRGFTDGYLVHRPYEKLNTQNHLTAISEGSYQVNAEVDENGEWAMCRHTIRVGESKEIVMPFDADVACGKSEIGEIYKENGVKMMRFDRICLQNGKELDSIHSGNTNAFKLPLPLPPFSFLRQKTLPDTI comes from the coding sequence ATGAACGCAACATCTAAAAACATTCAGCTTCTCTCCCCTGCGGGGAATCTCAAAAAGCTTAAAATCGCCCTTGCCTATGGGGCTGATGCTGTATATGGAGGCGTGAGCCACTTCTCTTTAAGGACACGTGCGGGGAAGGAATTTACTTTTGAGGATTTTGCAGAGGGTGTGAAATATGCCCATACTCTAGGCAAGAAAGTTTTTGTTACCATTAATGGCTTTCCTTTTAATTCCCAGCTCAAACTCCTGCAATCCCATATAGAAAAGATGGCAGGCCTCAAGCCTGACGCGTTTATCATAGCGGCTATTGGCGTGGTAGCTTTAGCCCAAAAGATTGCTCCGCAAATCCCTATCCACCTCTCCACACAAGCAAATGTGCTAAATGTCCTTGACGCGGAGGTGTTTTATAAAATGGGTATTAAGCGCATAGTCGCCGCAAGAGAGATGAGCCTTAAAGACGCACTAGAGATTAAAAAGCATTTGCCTGATTTAGAGATTGAAATTTTCGTGCACGGCAGTATGTGCTTTGCCTTTTCTGGGCGATGCTTGATTTCTGCTTTGCAAAGTGGGCGTGTGCCTAATCGTGGGAGTTGCGCTAATGACTGCCGATTTGACTATGAATATTTTGTCCGCAATGTAGAAAATGATGAATTAGTCAAATTTGATGGCAGGGAATTTTATGTGAAAAACCCTGATAATGGCGTAATGATGAGACTTGAAGAGACAGAGGGCTTAGGGACACATATTTTTAACTCTAAGGATTTAAACCTAAGCGGACATATCCGCGAGATTCTAGAATCTGGCGCGGTTGATGCTCTGAAAATCGAGGGGCGCACGAAGTCAAACTATTATGCGGGGATTACCGCTAGAGCATATCGTGCAGCGATTGATGACTATTATGCAAAAAGGGACAATAGTGCATTTTATATCAATGAGCTTAACACGCTTAAAAATCGCGGATTCACCGATGGTTATCTTGTCCATCGCCCTTATGAAAAGCTCAATACGCAAAATCATCTAACCGCTATAAGTGAGGGCAGCTATCAAGTCAATGCCGAAGTCGATGAGAATGGGGAATGGGCGATGTGCCGCCACACTATTAGAGTAGGAGAGTCAAAGGAGATTGTTATGCCATTTGACGCTGATGTGGCTTGTGGCAAGAGCGAGATAGGCGAAATCTATAAAGAAAATGGCGTAAAAATGATGAGATTTGATAGAATCTGTTTGCAAAATGGCAAAGAGCTAGATTCTATCCATAGTGGCAATACAAATGCCTTTAAGCTCCCTCTACCTCTGCCACCCTTTAGCTTTTTGAGACAAAAAACATTGCCCGATACGATTTAA